One part of the Nocardioides zeae genome encodes these proteins:
- a CDS encoding dTDP-4-dehydrorhamnose 3,5-epimerase family protein: protein MTAREALPGLWELPLEATSDTTALIPADLEAAVGHSLDVGHIHHVQGMLGVVHGLRFSPLPGPADWAYLTCSRGEVLVLVVDVRVGSPSFGRHREVRLSTAPGEPGTATPDTTESAPLAGLYVGPGLAHGFTALVDDSVLTHLGPRGRRPEKDRLVHAFDPTLRLPWPIDTGATGATGATGGRSALTLPPEGADAPLLAALRKSSRLPTWADWRARITERG, encoded by the coding sequence GTGACTGCGCGCGAGGCCCTTCCCGGGCTCTGGGAGCTGCCGCTCGAGGCGACGTCGGACACGACGGCGCTCATCCCGGCCGACCTCGAGGCGGCCGTCGGCCACTCGCTCGACGTGGGGCACATCCACCACGTGCAGGGCATGCTCGGCGTGGTCCACGGGCTGCGGTTCTCGCCGCTGCCGGGGCCGGCGGACTGGGCGTACCTGACCTGCAGTCGCGGCGAGGTGCTCGTGCTCGTCGTGGACGTGCGCGTGGGGTCGCCGTCGTTCGGTCGGCACCGGGAGGTACGCCTCTCGACTGCTCCCGGCGAGCCGGGCACGGCTACCCCCGACACCACCGAATCGGCGCCCCTGGCCGGGCTCTACGTCGGACCGGGCCTCGCCCACGGGTTCACGGCCCTCGTCGACGACAGCGTGCTCACGCACCTCGGCCCGCGGGGGCGTCGGCCGGAGAAGGACCGCCTGGTCCACGCCTTCGATCCGACCCTGCGGCTGCCGTGGCCGATCGACACCGGCGCGACCGGCGCGACCGGCGCGACCGGCGGCCGTTCCGCCCTCACGCTCCCACCCGAGGGCGCAGACGCGCCGCTGCTCGCCGCCCTGCGAAAGTCCTCCCGCCTCCCCACCTGGGCCGACTGGCGCGCCCGCATCACCGAGCGCGGCTGA
- a CDS encoding GyrI-like domain-containing protein, protein MDNHDLKKDPRLPYRATTRIEVVDVPAIAFLAAVGEGDPNTSRLYADVVEALYASSYGVRAVAMAELGRKHTVAPLEGLWWADDLRVFSARDKDAWHWQMMMAQPAWVTDDLVTAGIERARSRRDLAEGDRVTFTTVTEGLAVQTLHVGPYDAEGPTIAQMHDEFMPQHGYRPRGAHHEIYLSDARKTAPERLRTILRQPIEPIEPTTQTEQPGPQS, encoded by the coding sequence ATGGACAACCACGACCTCAAGAAGGACCCCCGGCTGCCCTACCGCGCGACGACGAGGATCGAGGTCGTCGACGTGCCGGCGATCGCGTTCCTCGCGGCCGTGGGCGAGGGCGATCCCAACACGTCACGGCTCTACGCGGACGTGGTCGAGGCGCTCTACGCGTCGTCGTACGGCGTGCGGGCGGTCGCGATGGCGGAGCTGGGCCGCAAGCACACCGTCGCCCCGCTCGAGGGGCTGTGGTGGGCCGACGACCTGCGGGTCTTCTCGGCTCGCGACAAGGACGCGTGGCACTGGCAGATGATGATGGCCCAGCCCGCGTGGGTGACGGACGACCTCGTCACCGCCGGCATCGAGCGCGCCCGGAGCAGGCGGGACCTGGCGGAGGGCGACCGGGTCACCTTCACCACCGTCACCGAGGGTCTCGCGGTCCAGACGCTCCACGTCGGTCCCTACGACGCCGAGGGCCCGACCATCGCGCAGATGCACGACGAGTTCATGCCGCAGCACGGCTACCGACCGCGGGGTGCGCACCACGAGATCTACCTGTCGGACGCCCGGAAGACCGCACCCGAGCGCCTGCGCACGATCCTGCGCCAGCCGATCGAGCCGATCGAGCCGACCACCCAGACGGAGCAGCCCGGGCCTCAGTCGTAG
- a CDS encoding DNA polymerase Y family protein, producing the protein MSGSGRVLVVWCPDWSVVAALTEEGLSTAVPAAVLGRNVVEVCNDAARAEGVRRGMRRRDAQARCPELVLLDADPDRDARAFETVLGVVERLRPGVAPLRPGLMAVRAPARFGGGEAHAAALYAEMLVEAGVWDVRIGIADDVFTAEQAARRAGVQAHEVVAAGGSPAYLRGLAVDALLADPEADELVSLLHRLGLRTLGELAELAPGDVSRRFGAYGLQVHRRVRGETAGPLAARTPPPELACEVAFEPPLDSVEAICFSVRTTAERFVAGLAERQLVGTAVRVEASCAGPRGEDVVVSSREWLHPRHFSARDLVDRVHWQLQGQAQGSVRSRRAVVAVTEPVTRVRFVPATAEPAAAHAEGLWGGGASELVERGMARVQALLGYDAVRVPVAQGGRTPAARQTSVPWGERTRVVRSPQQPWPGQIPGPAPARVFAEPLPGELIDHAGLPVEVDERGWVSAEPATVRVPDVGWLPVDAWAGPWPMDEAWWEEAGSPLRRAARFQVVGVDGRAWLLACVDGGWWIEAGYD; encoded by the coding sequence ATGAGCGGCTCGGGCCGGGTGCTCGTCGTCTGGTGCCCGGACTGGTCGGTGGTCGCGGCGCTCACGGAGGAGGGGCTCTCGACCGCCGTGCCCGCCGCGGTGCTGGGCCGCAACGTCGTCGAGGTCTGCAACGACGCGGCGCGCGCGGAGGGCGTGCGCCGGGGGATGCGACGACGCGACGCCCAGGCGCGGTGCCCCGAGCTGGTGCTGCTCGACGCCGACCCCGACCGCGACGCGCGCGCCTTCGAGACGGTGCTCGGGGTGGTCGAGCGGCTGCGGCCCGGGGTCGCGCCGCTGCGACCCGGGTTGATGGCGGTGCGGGCGCCGGCGAGGTTCGGGGGCGGGGAGGCGCACGCGGCGGCGCTCTACGCGGAGATGCTGGTCGAGGCCGGCGTGTGGGACGTGCGGATCGGCATCGCCGACGACGTGTTCACCGCGGAGCAGGCGGCCCGTCGGGCGGGGGTGCAGGCCCACGAGGTGGTGGCGGCCGGTGGTTCCCCGGCCTACCTGCGGGGGCTCGCGGTCGACGCCCTCCTCGCCGACCCGGAGGCGGACGAGCTCGTCTCGCTGCTCCACCGGCTCGGCCTGCGCACGCTGGGCGAGCTCGCCGAGCTGGCCCCCGGTGACGTGTCGCGGCGCTTCGGTGCCTACGGGCTGCAGGTGCACCGACGGGTCCGCGGGGAGACGGCCGGCCCGCTCGCCGCGCGCACCCCGCCGCCCGAGCTGGCGTGCGAGGTCGCCTTCGAGCCGCCGCTCGACTCCGTGGAGGCGATCTGCTTCAGCGTCCGCACGACCGCGGAGCGGTTCGTGGCCGGGCTCGCCGAACGCCAGCTCGTCGGCACGGCGGTGCGCGTCGAGGCGTCCTGCGCCGGCCCGCGTGGCGAGGACGTCGTCGTCTCGTCGCGGGAGTGGCTGCACCCCCGCCACTTCTCGGCCCGTGACCTGGTCGACCGGGTGCACTGGCAGCTCCAGGGCCAGGCGCAGGGATCGGTGCGCAGCCGCCGTGCCGTGGTGGCGGTGACCGAGCCGGTCACCCGCGTGCGCTTCGTGCCGGCGACCGCCGAGCCGGCCGCCGCCCATGCGGAGGGCCTGTGGGGCGGTGGTGCCTCCGAGCTCGTCGAGCGGGGGATGGCGCGGGTGCAGGCGTTGCTGGGGTACGACGCGGTCCGGGTCCCCGTCGCCCAGGGAGGCCGCACGCCCGCGGCGCGGCAGACCTCCGTGCCGTGGGGCGAGCGGACCCGGGTGGTGCGCTCGCCGCAGCAGCCGTGGCCCGGGCAGATCCCCGGTCCGGCACCCGCCCGGGTCTTCGCCGAGCCCCTGCCCGGCGAGCTGATCGACCATGCCGGGCTGCCCGTCGAGGTCGACGAGCGGGGATGGGTGAGCGCCGAGCCGGCGACCGTGCGGGTGCCCGACGTGGGCTGGCTGCCGGTCGACGCCTGGGCCGGCCCGTGGCCCATGGACGAGGCGTGGTGGGAGGAGGCCGGCTCCCCGCTGCGCCGTGCCGCCCGGTTCCAGGTCGTCGGCGTGGACGGCCGGGCGTGGCTCCTGGCCTGCGTCGACGGCGGGTGGTGGATCGAGGCGGGCTACGACTGA
- a CDS encoding helix-turn-helix domain-containing protein, which produces MGQLTRATTLPTSPAPTAPTAPTRPEPLWRELTGRVLRRHRHERGERLTETAERAGVSTQYLSEVERGRKDPSSEILAAVAGALDLTLLDLAAEVARDLRHLAAPAPTGPRPLPVAAPRPVGGPATGTDARAHAPLALVA; this is translated from the coding sequence ATGGGCCAGCTCACCCGTGCGACCACCCTCCCCACCTCCCCCGCGCCCACAGCGCCCACCGCGCCCACCCGCCCCGAGCCCCTGTGGCGTGAGCTGACCGGCCGCGTCCTGCGCCGCCACCGCCACGAGCGCGGGGAGCGGCTCACCGAGACGGCGGAGCGGGCCGGGGTGTCGACGCAGTACCTCTCCGAGGTCGAGCGCGGGCGCAAGGACCCCTCCTCGGAGATCCTCGCCGCCGTCGCCGGCGCCCTCGACCTCACGCTGCTCGACCTGGCGGCCGAGGTGGCCCGCGACCTCCGGCACCTCGCGGCCCCCGCCCCCACCGGCCCCCGCCCGCTGCCCGTCGCCGCGCCCCGGCCGGTCGGCGGGCCGGCGACGGGCACGGACGCCCGGGCCCACGCCCCCCTGGCCCTCGTCGCCTGA
- a CDS encoding ClpP family protease: protein MSGYVIPNVVNRTPRGDRVTDVYSRLLEERIVYLGTELDDGVANALIAQVLHLEAENPELPVNLYINSTGGSPAAVLAVYDTLRFVRAPVATTCVGQAFSSTALLLAAGDPGQRAVLPHARVLLHQPAGQGRGTIPDLILAADEILAVRAELEEALSLHTGQDVATLRRDTDRDRILRADEVVAYGLADTVIRSDVPV, encoded by the coding sequence ATGAGCGGCTACGTGATCCCGAACGTCGTCAACCGCACGCCGCGGGGCGACCGGGTGACGGACGTCTACAGCCGGCTGCTCGAGGAGCGGATCGTCTACCTCGGGACCGAGCTCGACGACGGCGTGGCGAACGCGCTGATCGCGCAGGTGCTGCACCTCGAGGCCGAGAACCCGGAGCTCCCCGTCAACCTCTACATCAACTCGACGGGCGGCTCGCCTGCTGCGGTGCTGGCGGTCTACGACACGCTGCGGTTCGTGCGCGCGCCGGTGGCGACGACGTGCGTCGGGCAGGCCTTCTCCTCCACGGCCCTGCTGCTGGCGGCGGGCGACCCGGGACAGCGGGCGGTGCTCCCGCACGCGCGGGTGCTGCTCCACCAGCCGGCCGGGCAGGGCCGGGGGACGATCCCCGACCTCATCCTCGCGGCCGACGAGATCCTCGCCGTGCGGGCGGAGCTCGAGGAGGCGCTGTCGCTGCACACGGGGCAGGACGTCGCGACCCTGCGGCGCGACACCGACCGCGACCGGATCCTGCGGGCCGACGAGGTGGTCGCCTACGGCCTGGCCGACACGGTGATCCGGTCGGACGTGCCGGTCTGA
- a CDS encoding ClpP family protease — translation MSDDRPPLLGRRTAEELLAQRVLLLDRPLDDENGSQLCAQLVLLADEDPTTDISLWIHSPGGSVPAMLAIRDTMRLLPTDVATVALGMAYSAGQFLLCSGTRGKRFVMPHAKVLMHQGSAGIGGYAPDIELQAEDLRSVRDTVLAIIAEETGQPLERVFSDSLRDRVYTAEEAVAYGFADAVVSDLAQLRPGVRRSIGVTARAGVRGAGVRGAGASAGSAR, via the coding sequence ATGAGCGACGACCGACCGCCCCTGCTGGGCAGACGCACCGCCGAGGAGCTCCTCGCGCAGCGCGTGCTGCTCCTCGACCGACCCCTCGACGACGAGAACGGCAGCCAGCTGTGCGCGCAGCTCGTGCTGCTCGCCGACGAGGACCCGACCACCGACATCAGCCTGTGGATCCACTCGCCGGGCGGCTCCGTGCCGGCCATGCTGGCCATCCGCGACACGATGCGGCTCCTGCCCACCGACGTGGCGACCGTGGCGCTGGGGATGGCCTACAGCGCCGGGCAGTTCCTGCTGTGCAGCGGCACGCGGGGCAAGCGCTTCGTGATGCCGCACGCCAAGGTGCTGATGCACCAGGGCTCCGCCGGCATCGGGGGCTACGCGCCCGACATCGAGCTGCAGGCCGAGGACCTGCGCTCGGTGCGCGACACGGTGCTCGCGATCATCGCCGAGGAGACCGGGCAGCCGCTCGAGCGCGTCTTCTCGGACTCCCTCCGCGACCGGGTCTACACGGCCGAGGAAGCCGTCGCCTACGGGTTCGCCGACGCGGTGGTGAGCGACCTCGCGCAGCTGCGCCCCGGCGTACGCCGCTCGATCGGCGTCACCGCGCGGGCGGGGGTCCGGGGTGCGGGGGTCCGGGGTGCGGGGGCCTCCGCGGGGTCTGCGCGATGA
- the der gene encoding ribosome biogenesis GTPase Der, whose protein sequence is MTEHDDQPALPDDASGLEGSAGFEHDGPVAPVPVLAIVGRPNVGKSTLVNRIIGRREAVVEDRPGVTRDRVSYDAEWNGRAFTVVDTGGWDPDARGLAERIREQAEIAVSLADAVLFVVDATVGITDADEAVVRVLRRAEKPVVLAANKVDDQRTETETYGLWNLGLGEPHPVSAIHGRGSGDLLDAVLEVLPEPPPVQPTEVGGPRRIAIVGKPNVGKSSLLNKLAGENRVVVDDASGTTVDPVDELIDFGGRAWRFIDTAGIRKRVKEASGHEYYASLRTTTAIDRAEVAVLVIDGGQSISEQDLRIVQTVREAGRALVIAFNKWDLVDEERRYYLEREIERELVQVQWAPRINVTARTGWHIDRLVPALDRALEGWETRVGTGALNSFLGRLVAEHPHPVRGGKQPKVLFGTQPSTAPPTFILFTSGKLDASYERYIERRLREEYGFVGTPIVIQQRVREKRKR, encoded by the coding sequence ATGACCGAGCACGACGACCAGCCCGCCCTCCCCGACGACGCCTCCGGGCTCGAGGGGTCCGCGGGGTTCGAGCACGACGGTCCCGTCGCCCCCGTGCCGGTCCTGGCGATCGTCGGCCGCCCCAACGTGGGCAAGTCGACCCTGGTCAACCGCATCATCGGCCGCCGCGAGGCCGTCGTCGAGGACCGGCCGGGCGTCACGCGCGACCGGGTGTCCTACGACGCGGAGTGGAACGGGCGCGCCTTCACCGTGGTCGACACCGGCGGGTGGGACCCCGACGCCCGCGGCCTGGCCGAGCGCATCCGCGAGCAGGCAGAGATCGCGGTGTCGCTGGCCGACGCCGTGCTCTTCGTCGTCGACGCCACGGTCGGCATCACCGACGCCGACGAGGCCGTGGTGCGGGTGCTGCGCCGGGCGGAGAAGCCCGTCGTGCTCGCCGCCAACAAGGTCGACGACCAGCGCACCGAGACCGAGACCTACGGCCTGTGGAACCTCGGCCTCGGCGAGCCCCACCCCGTCTCCGCGATCCACGGCCGCGGATCGGGCGACCTGCTCGACGCCGTGCTCGAGGTGCTCCCCGAGCCGCCGCCGGTGCAGCCCACCGAGGTGGGCGGGCCGCGCCGCATCGCGATCGTCGGCAAGCCGAACGTCGGCAAGTCGTCGCTCCTCAACAAGCTCGCCGGCGAGAACCGCGTCGTCGTGGACGACGCCTCCGGCACGACGGTCGACCCCGTCGACGAGCTCATCGACTTCGGCGGCCGGGCCTGGCGCTTCATCGACACCGCCGGCATCCGCAAGCGGGTCAAGGAGGCGTCGGGGCACGAGTACTACGCCTCCCTGCGCACCACCACCGCCATCGACCGGGCCGAGGTCGCGGTGCTCGTCATCGACGGCGGCCAGTCGATCTCGGAGCAGGACCTGCGGATCGTGCAGACGGTCCGCGAGGCCGGCCGCGCGCTCGTCATCGCCTTCAACAAGTGGGACCTGGTCGACGAGGAGCGTCGCTACTACCTGGAGCGCGAGATCGAGCGCGAGCTCGTCCAGGTGCAGTGGGCGCCGCGGATCAACGTCACGGCACGCACCGGTTGGCACATCGACCGGCTGGTCCCGGCGCTCGACCGGGCGCTGGAGGGCTGGGAGACGCGCGTCGGCACCGGTGCGCTCAACTCGTTCCTGGGGCGTCTCGTCGCCGAGCACCCGCACCCGGTCCGGGGCGGCAAGCAGCCCAAGGTCCTGTTCGGCACGCAGCCGTCGACCGCGCCCCCGACCTTCATCCTCTTCACGTCGGGCAAGCTCGACGCGTCGTACGAGCGCTACATCGAGCGTCGCCTGCGCGAGGAGTACGGGTTCGTCGGGACGCCGATCGTGATCCAGCAGCGCGTGCGGGAGAAGCGCAAGCGCTGA